A window of the Ostrea edulis chromosome 1, xbOstEdul1.1, whole genome shotgun sequence genome harbors these coding sequences:
- the LOC130047987 gene encoding annexin A7-like, whose translation MEGTGYNAFEHDYPPYTDLTIEHDYPPYTDLTIEHDYPPYTDLTIEHDYPPYTDLTIEHDYPPYTDLTIEHDYPPYTDLTIEHDYPPYTDLTIEHDYPPYTDLTIEHDYPPYTDLTIEHDYPPYTDLTVEHDYPPYTDLTVEHDYPPYTDLTIEHDYPPYTDLTIEHDYPPYTDLTIEHDYPPYTDLTIEHDYPPYTDLTIEHDYPPYTDLTIERPSVCCHFAYIGVMDKSVLISTSNSLM comes from the exons ATGGAGGGTACCG GTTACAATGCTTTTGAACACGATTACCCTCCATACACAGATCTAACTATAGAACACGATTACCCTCCATACACAGATCTAACTATAGAACACGATTACCCTCCATACACAGATCTAACTATAGAACACGATTACCCTCCATACACAGATCTAACTATAGAACACGATTACCCTCCATACACAGATCTAACTATAGAACACGATTACCCTCCATACACAGATCTAACTATAGAACACGATTACCCTCCATACACAGATCTAACTATAGAACACGATTACCCTCCATACACAGATCTAACTATAGAACACGATTACCCTCCATACACAGATCTAACTATAGAACACGATTACCCTCCATACACAGATCTAACTGTAGAACACGATTACCCTCCATACACAGATCTAACTGTAGAACACGATTACCCTCCATACACAGATCTAACTATAGAACACGATTACCCTCCATACACAGATCTAACTATAGAACACGATTACCCTCCATACACAGATCTAACTATAGAACACGATTACCCTCCATACACAGATCTAACTATAGAACACGATTACCCTCCATACACAGATCTAACTATAGAACACGATTACCCTCCATACACAGATCTAACTATAGAACGCCCGTCGGTGTGTTGTCACTTTGCCTATATCGGTGTAATGGATAAAAGTGTATTAATTTCCACATCAAATAGTTTAATGTAg